From Hippoglossus stenolepis isolate QCI-W04-F060 chromosome 4, HSTE1.2, whole genome shotgun sequence, a single genomic window includes:
- the LOC118105814 gene encoding late histone H2A.2.2 gives MSGRGKKVAPKQKTSVSRSSRAGITFPVGRIHRLLKKGRYAQRVANGAAVYLAAVLEYLCAEILELAGNASRDNKKHRIAPRHILLAVKNDEELNILLAGVTISEGGVIPNIQATLLPKKTKISKDDSTAKDVQSQDF, from the coding sequence ATGTCTGGCCGTGGTAAGAAAGTTGCACCCAAACAAAAGACCTCAGTGTCCCGGTCTTCCAGAGCAGGGATCACTTTCCCAGTGGGCCGCATCCACAGGCTGCTCAAGAAGGGCCGATATGCCCAGCGTGTGGCCAATGGCGCTGCAGTGTACCTCGCCGCCGTCCTGGAGTACCTCTGCGCTGAAATCTTGGAGCTGGCAGGAAATGCCAGCCGTGACAACAAGAAGCACCGCATCGCTCCTCGCCACATCTTGCTGGCGGTGAAAAATGACGAGGAGCTCAACATACTGCTGGCAGGGGTCACTATCTCAGAGGGTGGCGTCATCCCCAACATCCAGGCAACCCTTCTCCCCAAGAAAACCAAGATCTCCAAAGATGACAGCACTGCCAAAGACGTTCAGTCTCAAGATTTTTAA